Genomic segment of Eupeodes corollae chromosome 2, idEupCoro1.1, whole genome shotgun sequence:
TTCGCAggatgttatttattttttgcaaagttGAAAAGTGTTTGCTGAAATAGCCcccatgtttttaaaatatacatcttTAAAAACGCTAAAGCCAACCAGAATTGGGTGTATTAAGGCTACGTTAAAACACAACATATcctttaacaataatttgtatgatGAGTTTGTAAAGTAACTATCTTTGTCTTCTagatacagtttaaatcattttagtgtCATTACTTAGTTTCGGCAAATTGTCATTAGTTAGAAggctttgtttgattttaaatgaagCTTTGAgtttaatactttcatagttttgaaaaatacgttttggatattcaatatgatttttttacatACAGTGAATGTCATtataatattcggtttttattcttaaacatacttttggtgtttttctcgtagtaaaagttgaattaaggtttattatttggttattttataaattagtatattattccctaaatatttcattaacaaaatgGTGCAATCACTTCACTGCCTTAAGATATACGATAAACAACGCAAAAAGGACACATGTAAGCGCTTCATTAATATTCAGTTTAGTGTTTTCTTTGCCGAGTTTGACATTTGTCCCCATTAACAGTTTGTCTATTCAAGAGTACCGTTAAAATAAAGTGTTCACTAGACGtatgcatatatttttaaaacaacgtagtgtaagatcgtttggttttatttaaaaagttaatcaaaGGAAAAAATGCAAGCCTTGAAGAAAGGAACCTTGTTATTTTTGACCATGATAAAGGTGAAACCTACAGTAAAATTGCTGATATTTAAGACATGAAGTCGGTGATATTGTTCGCAGGTATAAAAGGAAAGGAAGGATCGAACTAAAAAAGCAGGTGGGTCaaccaaaaaagttaacaataaaagaataacggcttatagtaagaaaaattaaagtacaTCCTCGTTTAAGTGCACCTAAAATTGTGCAAGAAGTGTTaatggaatgcaaaaagaaaatatctgcaTCAACAGTACTCAGAACCATAAAGAAATGGCTACGTGTTGCCAGATAAAAGCCATTCGAATCAAAATTTGCGAgggaacacaaaaataattatgcaACTTGGTGGGATGATGTAATATTTGCTGACGAGAGTAAGTACAACCTCTTTGGATCTGATGGAAGAATTATGGTGTGGCGCAAGCCAAATGAAGAGCTTAAAAGCAGGAACACAAAGCCAACAGTGAAGCATAGAGTCAGGCACATGGGATGGGAAATTTAGTATTCATCGGCGGTATATTGAATAAAGAATACTATTTGAGGatcctaaaacaaaaattaaaggcaAAGTGCTGAGAAAATGGGCATTTTAAGGAATTCCAAATTTTACCAGGACAACCACCCGAAGCACAAGGAGCATGTTGTAAGGGGATGGCTTCTGTATAGTCCAGGAGGCGACCGTAGGTTACCCTGCCTCATAAGCCGACTGGAATTGAGTGCCAGAAATGGATAGAGAATGACGTGGCATCTACAAAACTGCAGGGCGGGCTAACTTTCGTTGGGCCTTGTGGTGGCAAAATGGCTACTTCCGGTACCGTTTTTTGGTACATACCTACCTCATAAGCCGACTGCAAAAATGTACAACGGGTCTATTGGGATTTACTTACAGATTTAAAAACAGGAGGGCGGGCAAAAAAAACTCGGGCCAAACCGCTTGTCCGCCCATCTCGaaaaacggtatttttggtACAAACCTACCTCATCCGCCGACTAGACAAATGaggtatcaaatgaaagcttaGACTCTCTAGATTAAGAATCCGTTGGGCGGGCTAACTTTTGGTGGGCCAAACATGTGCCCGCCcagctgtttttgaaaaaaaaaatattaaaattcattaactttttacttaacgtaatttcaaaagtttgtatctcaaattaaagaaaaaagggtgagttgattagtttcattgtcaactcaataaaatctttaactgaatttgtaaaaatttttaaaattactttaaacaaGTATTTTACCATAGTattatttgtcttaatgttaATATTAAGAACATACATAAAAAACATGACATTATTTTCTGCAACAACAATTATCAACataacattttcatttgtttcatatttttcatattaaaaataaaatagtaaagatgataaaattaatattaaaaaaatgaaaataaaattataaacctgtaccaacatttttatttgcgttacatttttaacaattgtcaTCAGAATCTTCATCACTTAAATATTCTATTTCGTCATTtttatcttaattaaaaataatttcatcaacATTTAGAGGATTTGGTTCGCCTTGAAACCAAACTGGTAATAACTGGCCATTTTTTTATctccaatttaaaattttctgaattGAGCTCAACACAATCTGCCTCTGATGCATTTTGACACATACAATTTATGAATATtgtcatatttgttttttcaaacaatGGCTTAAAACAAGGTGAAATTGAActggagataaaatattttatgttcttaaaaaaattaccagaaGATACGTTTTTAGAACCATATagattttgatatatttgaaCTCTTGCTAAATTTACGCTTTTGCAATTCTTTAAGCCGTTTATTTggcaagtaaaattttgaattatttgagtGCTTTTTTCGTCTTAAGGTTGAGCTTCATTACTTAGTTTTTCAAAAGCGGCCtgataatgaacatttttttctagtatTTCGAAAGATTTAGCTTttcctttttggaaaaaaaactggaTGTAGCCACAACCTGTGAATGCATGAAATGCAGGTAATGCAGCACACAAACTCATCCCTAGTTTTGCGGCAAGTTCTGTACAATGCATGCAACTTTTATTGTTCCTTTTTCAGTTGCCACTAGttagacaaatatttaaatgctgtaatttatgcatgtttaaaagtaaaataataagaatatcCGTGTCAGACGCTCGAATTGTATTATTTGAATTCGGTAAATTAGCCTTGTGTGGGCTATTTTATGACTGCAATTGCAATAGTGGATCCAAGGGGTAGGGATCATGACCCTCTCCctcctgggagataatttgtttgctttttcgcagGAATGCCCTTCAATTCAGAACTAATCGTATtacgttaatggatatgacccccattatattttgaattatttatattttgtatacctatgaaaacaacatttatattttacttccttaaactttgttgctaaaagtactatttTTGGTTCTGACCCCCTtaatgaaaagtctggatccaccCTTGTGCAGTTGTATTGGGGCTCTTCACACTTTGAGATagattcattttgaatttcgtAAGAAATACACTTATCATCAACCGTCAAAAAAACTTTCCTTTCCCTCAAAATTGGAATTAATGAACTATCCTCCCAATGTTGCCCTAAGAATCTTACCagagattaattgaaatttgGATTTTTGATACATTTAAGGAAGTcttctcttcttttttgtaGTGGGCCAGATATTGTAAAATTTGTGCTTTCCTTTTCATTTCTATTGTAATGATCCGAATTCTTAATTGATAACTTCAAAACAATATGTATCTCCCGAGACTCAGTAGAACatactctttttaaaattatttctgatattttattaaatgtttgcgAAACTAAACCTCAAAAAGACATCGCGTTAATAAGACCCTGTTTTTTACCATCACTTCCCTTTTAGTATTTCTTTAAGCATTCAGACGCAAAGTTAAGAACTTTATTTCGCTTAATCGGTTTTGCTAATCGATTAAGGTCTTTTGAACactctttaataaaattatgtttttgggtttcaacaatttcatttgcatttaaaataaaatcttgtcGCTCTAACTGttgttatattaaataaaaatcctttcTCTACATTTATATCAAAaggattaatattttgttttaaaatgttaattatttcaGAGAACGATTTCTTATATTAATAAGTTAAATATGTCAAAATGCATCAGAGGCAGATTGTGTTGAGCTCaattcagaaaattttaaatgggAGATAAAAAAATGGCCAGTTATTACCAGTTTGGTTTCAAGGCGAACCAAATCCTCTAAATgttgatgaaattatttttaattaagataaaAATGACGAAATAGAATATTTAAGTGATGAAGATTCTGAtgacaattgttaaaaatgtaacgcaaataaaaatgttggtacaggtttataattttattttcatttttttaatattaattttatcatctttactattttatttttaatatgaaaaatatgaaacaaatgaaaatgttatGTTGATAATTGTTGTTGCAGAAAATAATGTCATGTTTTTTATGTATGTTCTTAATATtaacattaagacaaataatACTATGGTAAAATACttgtttaaagtaattttaaaaatttttacaaattcagttaaagattttattgagttgacaatgaaactaatcaactcacccttttttctttaatttgagatacaaacttttgaaattacgttaagtaaaaagttaatgaattttaatatttttttttttcaaaaacagctgGGCGGGCACATGTTTGGCCCACCAAAAGTTAGCCCGCCCAACGGATTCTTAATCTAGAGAGTCtaagctttcatttgatacctCATTTGTCTAGTCGGCGGATGAGGTAGGTTTGTaccaaaaataccgtttttCTAGATGGGCGGACAAGCGGTTTGGCCCGAGTTTTTTTTGCCCGCCCTCCTGTTTTTAAATCTGTAAGTAAATCCCAATAGACCCGTTGTACATTTTTGCAGTCGGCTTATGAGGTAGGTATGTACCAAAAAACGGTACCGGAAGTAGCCATTTTGCCACCACAAGGCCCAACGAAAGTTAGCCCGCCCTGCAGTTTTGTAGATGCCACGTCATGCTCTATCCATTTCTGGCACTCAATTCCAGTCGGCTTATGAGGTAGGGTACCCTACGGTCGCCTCCCAGACTAGTATAACTATCTCAAGACCTTAACCCAATCGAGAATTAGTGGGATGAATTGGACCGTCGAGTTCGCTAAAACCCTGTCTCGTCAATAAATGCAATAAAGCAACGGCTTCAAGTAGAATGCGCATTGAAAaccttcaacaaattataaaaaatatgcccAAGCGACTGGACAGAGTTTTATCCAAGAGAGTacccaacaaaatattaaaatcaatggcaagaaatattaattaaaaagttaatataagtatgtaaaaaaacgaattttaatgaagtgttattttttgagttgtcgtattctttatttatgttaatttcctattttaattcaaaaattgatttatattgaaattattaaatataaaatattataaagaaaaactgttttttaacttttttaaagttaaaagtgaaaagtaaagtgtttttgttgaaagaaacaaaaaaaaaatattaatggcaCTCactgtatatttcaaaaacttgatataatagaattgtCTGGAAAACAGATTCTTTAAGAACAAACcattttagcataaatggtttttcttttaaatttttgtaagacaaaTGAAATCTAACAAGATGAAGATTCAAATACTATATGaaatcttataaatatatatatattaaagaAGGGGACtacagattttaaaaaccattACGAAAATTAATAATGTTTGAATACTACAACAACTTGATTGTGCTACCACAAGGCTGGAATTACATATGTTTCACGGATGCAAACCGATCATCAGATTGCTTTATTTGTAGTACTTAATCTTCGGTTCGTGGATATTAATCCAATAACTTTCTACCGTATCAGTGAGATTCGAACCTTGACAAAGTAGCTTACAGAGGCGATGCACTAAGTATGACGCCAGGCAGCGCAGTCCTCCCAATGCAAGTTTCTATGTTTATCAATTGCAATGACAAGCCCAAAaactaatatctcaaaaaccttccGTGATACTTTAACTTTGAAGTCGGACTTGAATTAAGGCCATCAAAACCCATTGCAAAACTGCAATTTTATTGTAAGATAGAAAACCTTGTCGATCAATTTAGTTTAAGtattgaagttaataaaatagacACTTTTGCAATAACtaagtcaaaatatttaaaaacttcttaCTTTAGTTACACAAATAGTCTCTTTTTGTATTCCAACGTCGAATAACTTTGGTCTATGTTATGTGCGCTGCCAAGCTCTCTTCTTCCATCGTAAAACATGACTCAAAAAGACACGAACATTCGCAAtcatttttaacacaaaacacATACACCTCTTAAGCTTGAAGCTATATCTTTGAAATTTGccatttattaatttactttaaactaaaaatacattttaggaTCTTAAAGAACTCGGTTCTCAACACAACAACCTACACATCCTCGAGATAGGTAAAACTAACTCGCTTAGAATTGCAATTCCTTGTCTTTTACACCATTTTCTTCTTGTTTGACAATAAAGATCTAAAACACTTCGATGCCTATGGTAAGCTAGTCACTGATGTAAGCAACGTTGTCCAAGATGATGGACTCAATGTTCTCATTAACAACGCTGGAATAGCTTCAAAATCGACTCGTCTCAATTTCGTACAAGCTGATTCGATGATTGACAATCTAACCACAAATACCGTTGTACCTGTTATGATGGCAAAGGTAAGTacatcctttttttataaaagaaacctaacctaacttattttatattcgaAGGCTTTTGCTGCCCTTATAAACAAAGCTTCAAAGGCAAATGCTTCTCTGCCCATGGGTGTGAATAGAGCTGCCATCATCAATATGAGTTCGATTCTGGCCTCGATTCAGAAGAATGACTCTGGTGGCATGTATGCCTACAGAACTTCAAAAGTAAGTACCCATTGTCACAAACCAATCAAACACTTAAATCAAACTTTCAACTTTCAGGCTGGTCTCAATGCCGCAACCAAATCAATGAGCCTCGACTTGAAGGACGGCAAAATACTTTGCGTGAGCATTCATCCAGGCTGGGTGCGAACTGACATGGGCGGCCCAAAAGCCCCACTGGATGTGGAGACAAGTACAAAAACCATCGTAGAAACCCTGATGACCATGAACGAGTCCCATAACGGTGGCTTCTTCGAACACAACGGAAAACCTTTGCCATGGTAGAAGAACTAAACCGCATTTCGAATTTTGTCGTGCCCTTTAAACGTGGcgtttgtttctgtttttcataaaaatataattaatttgtttttttatttaaaataaatataacagtAGTTGAATGCATGCATTTCctttcacaatttttgttttttgtttaaataaaaaaaaaaatcaaagccaAGATCCTAAGTAGAAACTCCGCGCTGAGAAGTGGGTGTGTCGTGTGGGCGTGAAGAGATTTTTATCaagacaacgacaacgacgaaacATCAAAAATGGCCTTTCACAATACAATACAAGAACTCAAGATTCGTCCAGCTGCTGTTGTTGGGGAGACAATCAAATGTGTTGCACTGGGTTACCTCTGTCGTTGGGGTTTGTAATTCGAGGCATTGCTGGAACAAGGACGCAGTTCGTCGCAGCCTGGGGACTACTGCTGTTGCTGGCCGAGGCGGTGATTTGGTATTCGTCGACAGTCGGAAGGGGTCGTGCATTGTTCGGTTGAAGAGTCAAGATTATGTGTCGTAGGGCTACGGCCCAGGTAGAGCACTCATTGGAATGGCTTAGAACCAGAGATGTGTATGTTTCCATTGCCTCCGCCATGCTATTTG
This window contains:
- the LOC129944023 gene encoding C-factor, with amino-acid sequence MKSILITGCNRGLGLGLVKTFLNLPKPPKYVFATCRNIEQAGDLKELGSQHNNLHILEIDLKHFDAYGKLVTDVSNVVQDDGLNVLINNAGIASKSTRLNFVQADSMIDNLTTNTVVPVMMAKAFAALINKASKANASLPMGVNRAAIINMSSILASIQKNDSGGMYAYRTSKAGLNAATKSMSLDLKDGKILCVSIHPGWVRTDMGGPKAPLDVETSTKTIVETLMTMNESHNGGFFEHNGKPLPW